The following coding sequences are from one Photobacterium angustum window:
- a CDS encoding GIN domain-containing protein, producing the protein MRKSSLLIAALLAISTSTFSKAMAETVTMHKDIQGISKISLNSAGKLFIQQGNKNSLKIEIDKELIPELNVSKTWNMLNLGLKHSYNYHPNSVKYYVVMKDISQVSTKNSGQVIISSNIKGKDLDLNVENSGSISTKQINVSHSTKIALANSGSISVGNLNTNDLDLSLKNSGSIAISNLHAKNLDSSLTNSGSVNIYGGKVNLQTIKLANSGTYKSQLQASRADIHISGSGSVYADVKDQASVNISGSGDLYVKGKPAFKSVSITGSGQIHSMQTFH; encoded by the coding sequence ATGAGAAAAAGTTCACTTCTCATAGCAGCGTTGCTTGCTATTAGTACCTCCACTTTTTCAAAAGCCATGGCTGAAACCGTAACAATGCATAAAGATATTCAAGGAATATCTAAGATCTCTTTAAATTCAGCGGGTAAACTTTTCATTCAGCAAGGAAATAAGAACTCTCTTAAAATAGAAATTGATAAAGAGCTCATTCCTGAACTAAATGTATCCAAAACGTGGAACATGCTCAATTTAGGCCTGAAACATAGCTATAACTATCACCCTAACTCAGTGAAATATTATGTTGTTATGAAAGATATCAGCCAAGTCAGTACAAAAAACTCAGGGCAAGTTATTATTTCTTCAAACATCAAGGGTAAAGATCTTGATTTAAATGTCGAAAATAGCGGTAGTATTTCGACTAAACAGATTAATGTCAGTCATTCAACCAAAATTGCACTTGCTAATAGTGGCAGTATCTCCGTTGGTAACTTAAATACAAATGACCTCGATCTTAGTCTTAAAAATAGTGGTTCAATTGCTATCAGTAACCTTCATGCAAAAAATCTTGATTCATCACTTACCAATAGTGGTTCCGTCAATATTTATGGAGGTAAAGTAAACTTACAAACTATTAAGCTTGCCAACTCAGGAACATATAAATCACAGCTCCAAGCAAGTCGTGCAGATATTCATATTTCAGGCTCTGGCAGTGTTTATGCAGACGTTAAAGATCAAGCTTCGGTAAATATTTCAGGAAGTGGTGATCTCTACGTTAAAGGGAAGCCTGCGTTTAAATCAGTATCAATAACAGGCTCAGGGCAAATACACTCAATGCAAACTTTCCACTAG
- a CDS encoding acetate/propionate family kinase, whose product MSNSLVLVINSGSSSLKFALIDTVNGEATLSGLGECFGLPEAVVSWKVNGEKHEYKLDGLEHHHQQAIDRIVDLVDELGLKEDIVAVGHRVVQGGNLFDHTVKIDEKVIADIESLSDLAPLHNPAHVIGMRAASKAFPTLSQYAIFDTAFHQTMPEKAYTYAISQEVSKEYNIRRYGFHGTSHYFVTREAAKVVNKPVDASSFISVHLGNGASVCVVKNGESIDTSMGFTPLAGLMMGTRCGDIDPSVLEYLLKKGWTKERLEKELVTNSGFLGVSGFTSDCRGIIEAMEDENHPHYHGAKLAFELFTYRVAKYIASYMVALDELDGIIFTGGIGENAMPIRSEILRLMKIFGYQEDVEGNAAARFGAQGIITKPNTPLAMVIPTNEEWVIAKESMALLHA is encoded by the coding sequence ATGAGCAATTCTTTAGTTCTTGTAATCAATTCTGGTAGTTCTTCACTTAAATTTGCTTTAATTGATACTGTCAACGGTGAAGCTACGTTAAGCGGCCTTGGTGAGTGCTTCGGCCTCCCTGAAGCAGTAGTTAGCTGGAAAGTAAATGGTGAAAAGCACGAATACAAGCTTGATGGTTTAGAACACCATCATCAACAAGCGATTGATCGTATTGTAGATTTAGTGGACGAACTTGGTCTAAAAGAAGATATCGTCGCTGTGGGTCACCGTGTTGTTCAAGGTGGTAACTTATTTGATCATACTGTTAAGATTGATGAAAAAGTTATCGCTGATATTGAGTCTTTAAGCGATCTAGCACCACTACATAACCCTGCACACGTTATTGGTATGCGTGCAGCAAGTAAGGCATTCCCAACACTGTCTCAGTATGCAATTTTTGATACTGCATTCCACCAGACAATGCCTGAAAAAGCATATACATACGCAATTTCTCAAGAAGTTAGCAAAGAGTACAACATCCGTCGTTACGGCTTCCACGGCACAAGCCACTACTTCGTAACGCGTGAAGCGGCGAAAGTGGTTAATAAGCCAGTTGACGCATCAAGCTTTATTTCTGTTCACCTAGGTAACGGCGCATCAGTATGTGTGGTTAAAAACGGTGAAAGTATTGATACATCAATGGGCTTCACGCCGCTTGCTGGCTTAATGATGGGTACACGTTGTGGTGATATCGACCCAAGTGTACTTGAGTACCTATTAAAGAAAGGCTGGACCAAAGAGCGTCTAGAGAAAGAATTGGTTACTAATTCTGGTTTCCTAGGTGTTTCTGGCTTTACAAGCGACTGTCGCGGCATCATTGAAGCAATGGAAGATGAAAACCATCCTCATTATCATGGTGCTAAGCTAGCGTTTGAGCTATTTACTTACCGCGTAGCAAAATACATTGCATCATACATGGTTGCACTTGATGAACTAGACGGCATCATTTTCACTGGTGGTATCGGCGAAAACGCAATGCCAATCCGTAGTGAAATCCTACGTTTAATGAAGATCTTTGGTTACCAAGAAGATGTTGAAGGTAATGCCGCTGCACGTTTTGGCGCACAAGGTATTATCACTAAGCCAAATACGCCGCTAGCAATGGTTATCCCAACCAATGAAGAGTGGGTAATTGCAAAAGAATCAATGGCGCTATTGCACGCATAA
- a CDS encoding CatB-related O-acetyltransferase — MESSIFPSWLGGYEINRYITNPNIKVGDYSYYSGYYHQHHFEDQCVHYLLGDKSTIEVWQSGLFGDVDQLIIGRYCSIATGVVFMLSGNQGHRHDWISTFPFDFQEFGDGVKTGIQRAGDTVVGNDVWFGAECVILPGVKIADGAVIGTRAVVTKDVEPYSVVVGNPSRCVKKRFTEQQIALLLEMQWWNWPKSALKAAMPLMCSTQVDELYQYYLDYIK, encoded by the coding sequence ATGGAATCCTCTATTTTTCCCTCTTGGTTAGGAGGGTATGAAATTAACCGCTATATCACTAATCCTAATATTAAAGTTGGAGATTACAGTTATTATTCTGGCTATTACCATCAGCACCATTTTGAAGATCAATGTGTTCACTATCTACTTGGTGATAAATCCACTATTGAAGTTTGGCAGTCAGGTCTGTTTGGTGATGTCGATCAATTAATTATTGGCCGTTATTGCTCAATTGCCACAGGAGTCGTGTTCATGTTGTCGGGTAATCAAGGGCACCGACATGATTGGATCTCGACGTTCCCATTTGATTTCCAAGAATTTGGAGATGGCGTCAAAACAGGGATCCAACGAGCGGGCGATACGGTTGTTGGGAACGATGTTTGGTTTGGGGCTGAGTGCGTTATTTTACCTGGAGTAAAAATAGCTGATGGTGCCGTGATTGGTACTCGTGCCGTTGTAACAAAAGATGTTGAACCCTATTCTGTTGTGGTGGGTAACCCATCGCGATGTGTTAAAAAACGATTTACAGAGCAACAGATCGCTTTATTGCTAGAGATGCAGTGGTGGAATTGGCCAAAATCTGCATTAAAAGCAGCAATGCCGTTAATGTGTAGTACCCAAGTAGATGAGCTTTATCAATATTATTTAGATTATATAAAATAA
- a CDS encoding DUF333 domain-containing protein, translating to MMKKLLLVVGLLLSGSVFAFGNPASDFCVQHGGHVDIRTPMGGDGEKGYCVFNDGSSCEEYAFMKGQCKPSGKTHKQKLVDHCVKKGGFATGDVCKFAKWNTTCDLEDFYNHKCNRKKGNRVY from the coding sequence ATGATGAAAAAATTACTACTTGTTGTTGGTTTACTGCTTTCAGGCTCTGTTTTTGCGTTTGGTAATCCAGCATCAGATTTCTGTGTTCAACATGGTGGTCATGTTGATATTCGTACTCCAATGGGTGGCGACGGTGAAAAAGGTTACTGTGTCTTTAACGACGGTAGCTCATGTGAAGAATACGCATTTATGAAAGGCCAATGTAAGCCTTCAGGTAAAACACATAAACAAAAATTAGTCGACCACTGTGTTAAAAAAGGTGGATTTGCTACAGGTGATGTATGTAAGTTCGCAAAATGGAATACAACATGTGATCTAGAAGATTTCTATAATCACAAGTGTAACCGTAAAAAAGGTAATCGCGTTTACTAA
- a CDS encoding putative hemolysin: protein MKKTVLLLSLIASASLVGCKTLPTQPTANMANPAATYCVEHGGNYQITTNKDGSQAGVCHFKNGSQCDGWEYLRGECKPAADKPILY, encoded by the coding sequence ATGAAAAAGACAGTATTGCTACTTTCTCTTATTGCTTCAGCCTCATTGGTTGGTTGTAAAACACTACCGACTCAACCAACTGCAAACATGGCAAATCCTGCAGCAACATACTGTGTTGAACATGGTGGCAATTATCAAATCACAACGAATAAAGATGGTAGCCAAGCTGGCGTCTGTCATTTCAAGAACGGTAGCCAATGTGATGGATGGGAATATCTACGTGGTGAATGTAAACCTGCTGCTGACAAACCAATTTTGTACTAA
- a CDS encoding putative hemolysin: protein MKKFLLLIGLLISATACAGGPHGNPASIYCEHHGGQSVIVDGQGYCRLPSGQMCDEWAYKEGNCSQHKQNKKQKWVNYCVKHKGTAIGNKCHFNKQGTQCSLKSFYNGTCKKHHHKHPKVY from the coding sequence ATGAAAAAGTTTTTATTACTGATTGGATTATTAATTTCAGCGACCGCTTGTGCTGGCGGCCCACATGGTAATCCAGCTTCTATCTATTGCGAACACCATGGTGGTCAATCAGTTATTGTTGATGGCCAAGGTTACTGCCGTCTACCTAGCGGTCAAATGTGTGACGAGTGGGCATACAAAGAAGGCAACTGTTCACAGCACAAACAGAACAAGAAGCAAAAATGGGTGAACTACTGTGTAAAACACAAAGGTACCGCTATTGGTAACAAGTGTCATTTTAATAAACAAGGTACACAATGTAGCTTAAAATCCTTTTACAATGGCACCTGTAAAAAGCACCACCATAAACACCCGAAAGTATATTAA
- a CDS encoding tetratricopeptide repeat protein — protein MRPRLELVIMFDVTWLFIIPIIVLCWLISRYFATRNMQQQEKQQQILKDIKYKQVLEKAKQAEREEKIYKASTGHIPSQLSLAKECEVTNPIAAIEWYEKAAAQDNEMAQYALARLYRRDPLDQQAMLKANYWQAFIDAKQKSPESLFHFGLLLIQGKGVEADSTLGIDYIQQAATEGFLPALLFLSDWYVVEETDHYLPEQAFYWRIQAAKHNDLDGLMKTAFCYKAGLGVERDVERVKYWLERAAEHNHPEAQYFIGKMHLGACANNAAIAYIWFSMAYAGGYKKARVARDEAAPLIGIESILNVQNIAKEVYKVLKNQPVIPHSIITLLDDCYGRKGYRPTLADIELLGETQDDMSDNHETSIKEDIAISMTEPNTIETDNAEEKPAMKLDDWTTSWGSSSSDMMLQTTSIASDKIKK, from the coding sequence ATGCGTCCGCGACTTGAGTTAGTGATTATGTTTGATGTTACTTGGCTGTTTATTATCCCTATTATCGTTTTATGCTGGTTGATTTCACGTTACTTTGCTACCAGAAATATGCAGCAGCAAGAAAAACAGCAGCAAATATTGAAAGACATTAAATATAAACAAGTATTAGAAAAGGCCAAACAGGCCGAACGAGAAGAAAAAATTTATAAAGCTAGTACTGGGCATATACCGAGTCAGTTATCTTTAGCAAAAGAATGTGAAGTGACAAATCCTATTGCGGCAATTGAATGGTACGAAAAAGCGGCGGCGCAAGATAATGAAATGGCGCAATATGCCTTGGCTCGTCTATATCGTCGAGATCCCTTGGATCAACAAGCAATGCTAAAAGCTAATTACTGGCAAGCGTTTATTGATGCAAAGCAAAAATCACCTGAATCATTGTTTCATTTTGGCTTGTTACTGATCCAAGGCAAAGGAGTCGAAGCTGATTCAACTTTGGGTATTGATTATATTCAACAAGCAGCAACTGAAGGCTTTCTTCCTGCTTTACTGTTTCTTTCCGATTGGTATGTCGTTGAAGAAACCGATCATTACTTACCAGAACAAGCCTTTTATTGGCGGATACAAGCAGCAAAACACAATGATCTTGATGGTTTAATGAAAACGGCATTTTGCTATAAAGCCGGCTTAGGTGTTGAGAGGGATGTGGAGCGTGTCAAATACTGGTTAGAGCGAGCTGCGGAACATAATCATCCCGAAGCACAATATTTTATAGGTAAAATGCATTTAGGCGCATGTGCAAATAATGCCGCGATTGCTTATATTTGGTTTTCAATGGCATATGCTGGCGGTTATAAAAAAGCAAGAGTGGCAAGAGATGAGGCGGCTCCTCTCATTGGTATTGAATCTATCCTAAATGTTCAAAATATTGCGAAGGAAGTTTATAAAGTATTAAAGAATCAACCTGTTATTCCTCATTCGATCATTACGTTATTAGACGATTGCTATGGTCGAAAAGGGTATCGTCCAACCCTTGCTGATATTGAATTACTGGGCGAGACTCAAGATGACATGAGTGATAATCATGAAACATCAATAAAGGAAGATATAGCAATATCGATGACAGAGCCTAACACTATAGAAACGGATAACGCAGAGGAAAAGCCTGCAATGAAACTGGATGATTGGACGACATCATGGGGATCATCATCGTCAGATATGATGCTTCAAACAACATCGATAGCTAGCGATAAAATAAAGAAGTAA